The Cinclus cinclus chromosome 5, bCinCin1.1, whole genome shotgun sequence genome segment GGGGGTTCAATACCCCAAAAATCAGTGGGATGAGTTCAGGGAGTTCAACCCCACACCCATAGGGATCGCACCCCCTTATCCAAGAGGATCATCCCCCTAAAAAACCAGTGGGATCATCTCCTATTATCCAGAGGGATCCCCCACGCCCAGTGGgaccaaacccccaaaatccagtGGGATCAATCCCCCTTTATCCAGGGATCTCATCCTCCAAAATCCAGTGGGAACAAACCCCCACGAATCAATGGGATCACCCCCCTTTATCCAGGGATCCCATCCCCCAAAATCCAGTGGGAtgaaaccccccaaaatccagtGGGACtgaaaccccccaaaatccagggATATCCCTCATGCCCAGTGGGATCGATCCCATATCCAGGGATCTCATCCCCCAAAATCCAGTGGGACCAAACCCCCACGAATCAATGGGATCACCCACCTTTATCCAGGGATCCCATCCCACAAAATCCAGTGGGATCAATCCCCCTTTATCCAGAGGGATCAAATCCCCAAAACCAGTGGGATCTCATCCCCTATATCCAGGGATCtcaacccccaaaacccagtgGGATCAATCCCCCTTTATCCAGGGATTCCCCCCAGTCCGAGGTGTCCCCAAACCCTTCCTGTCCCCTAAacccctaaaaaaaacccaaaacccccaaaaattgacctaacgaaaaaaaaaaaaaaaactacacaaAAAGGTAAAAAACCCGAAaacagctaaagaaaaaaaaaaaaaaatcaaacctcaccccccccccccccccccccaaaaaaaagccaaaagccaaaataaactCAAATCACTTTCAAaacaaagagagggaaaaaagggggagggaaaaaagggaggggaggaaaaaagggagaaaaaagggagaaaaaaaggaataaaaagggcagggggaaaaaaaggaataaaaagggcagggggaaaaaaaggaataaaaagggcagggggaaataaaggaataaaaagggcagggggaaataaaggaataaaaagggcagggggaaataaaggaataaaaagggcagggggaaataaaggaataaaaagggcagggggaaataaaggaataaaaagggcagggggaaataaaggaataaaaagggcagggggaaataaaggaataaaaagggcagggggaaataaaggaataaaaagggcagggggaaataaaggaataaaaagggcagggggaaataaaggaataaaaagggcagggggaaataaaggaataaaaagggcagggggaaataaaggaataaaaagggcagggggaaataaaggaataaaaagggcagggggaaataaaggaataaaaaggggggaaaggtgGAAAATAGGgggaaagggaataaaaagggggggaaatagAGTGGGGAAAGGTGAACAgaaagggaggggagaaaaggaacttaaaaaggggaagaggaaaaaaggtgtTGGGGGGAGagcggaaaaaaaaaaaagttatttaaaagagggaggggaaaaagggaattaaaaacGGGAaagtggggagggaaaaaggggaagaaaggagagGGAATTCGCCGCCGGGCTGAGTGCATGGGAGGCGCTGCGAGGCCGCAGTGCGGCCGCTATGTCGCGATATATCGGGACATGTCGCGCGCTGTCGCCCACCCCGGAGCCTCGAAGTGGAGCCGCACCCGCCGGGGACCGCCAAGCCCCGCGCCGCCCTTTATATTGGTAACGGAAGGAGGCGACAGCCAATGGGAGAGCGAGGTAGGAGGGGCTGGAAAAAACGTGGTAGCGGATTGGTCTAAGCGAATGATTAACGGACACTGTCACCAATAGAAGAGTGCGGAGGGTGGAGCCAGAGAACGCAGGCGCAATAGGGAAGTGATTGACGGGAGCTGTGGCCAATTGGGAGCGGGGATGAGGTGAAGGGGCGGGAGCGGGGTGGAATGGGGAGGGCTATTTGAGAGAGGATTTTGGGGACGCGGCCTAGACAATGGGGGGAcatgcctgggagaagagacaaTGAGGGGGTGGCGGCTGAGTAGCCCTTCAGAAGTGCAGAAGAGTAGTTCTCTCAGCTGAGGGGGGGGGGCCATGTCACCACCATAAGGCCCACCCCCTAATTTGGGGATGTCACTGTCGCCTCCTGGAGTTGTGGCTCTGTCCATATCCCATCCCCAGTGTCCATATCCCACCCTCCATATCCATGCACCAGCCGGCCCTGCtcctgttgccatggcaccaaGATGCTCCTTGAAACCCCGCCCCCGTTGCTGTGACAACAGTGATGCCTCCCATTAAGCCCCGCCCAATTTCCATGGCAAGGGGACTCTCCAGTGAAGCCCCGCCCCCGTTGCCATGGCACCGCGACGCTTCCCCGCAAGCCCCGCCTCCGTTGCCATGGCACCGCGACGCTCCAGTTAAGCCCCGCCCCCGTTGCCATGGCACCGCGACGCTGTGGCCGGGCCCTCATGGCGGCTGAGGGGCCGCAGCCGGGACCGGACAGGTCCCTGGTGTCCCTTTACCGCTGGCTGGACACGGTGCCACTGTCGCGACCGCGCAGGAACATCGCCCGCGACTTCAGCGACGGGGGTTGGCCTTGTGGGGACACGGCGGGGTGGCCGGGGCTGGCTGTCCCCGGTGGTGCCACTCGCAgcgtgtcccctctgtccccgcaGTGCTGGCGGCTGAGGTGGTGAAGTTCTTCTTCCCCTCCCTGGTGGAGCTGCACAGCTTTGTGCCCACGAGCTCCACGGCGCAGAAAGTCGCCAACTGGGGTCACCTCAACAGGTAGGGACAGGTGCCACCAGCTCCGTGTGACTCCGgggtgtccccaaaatgtccccaaagtgtcctgGGGTTGGTCACACCCCGACAGCTCCGTGCGGCCGCAGAGCCACCGTGGAGTGCTGCGGGTGGGGATTGGTGTCCCCCCGTGTCCTCCTCACCCCGTGTCCCTCTGTCACCTCCTCCGGGTGTTTCCTCGCTCCCAAATTTTAGGAAAGTGCTGAGTAAGCTGAATTTGCACGTCTCGGAGGAGATGATCCAACAGCTGGTCCAGAGCCGGCCGGGAACGGCTgaacagctcctgcagctcctacGGGAGAAAATCcaggagaggcagaggcagaggaaggTGAGGAAATCCTGGGAATGAGGAATTCCCGGGTATAGGAGTGTCCCAGGAAATGTTCGACATTGGGATTTGGATAAACCTGTGTTAGGGGAAAGTGTccctggatgggatttaaggtcacTCCCAACACAAATCATTCCAGGattctgctctggagccaggctgggagagctgggaatgttcctctggagaaagggaaattccagggaatgctcagagtcccttgcagggctccaggagagctggagagggactggggacaaggcagggagggacaggacacagggaatggcttccactgggaaaggggacattgggctgggatcttgggaaggaattcctgcctgggctggaattcccagatttgctgtggctacccctggatccctgggaatgtccaggGCCTGGTTTGGATCTACCTGGGCTGGTGGCAGGGGCCTGTCCCAGTTATTCCAGGTGTTCCAGAGGTTTTCCTGCCTCTCTTCGCAGCCTCCAGCCGAGCCAGCAGTGCCGGAGGAGGGTGGATACCTGGACACAGGTAGGGATGGGGGCAAAagggatcccaaaatcccccactGGGAtcttttggggtccctgggaggggacagaggtgtcCGGGCAGGTGACTTCATCCATCCCTGTGGGGTTTTCCAGGCCGTCTCAAAGTCCAGAGCAATTTGGGAAGAGGCTACAGCCAGGAGGGCGCTGCCAGGTGAGGCCTGGGCAGGGGATGGGACCCTCTTGGGATCTTTATGGGGTCACTGTGGGGGTCAGGGGGTCCCTGTAGGGGTTGGAGGTcgctgtggggttttggggtcactGTGGTGTTTGGGGTGTCCCCACGGGGCTCAGGGGGGTCGTTGTGGGGGTCT includes the following:
- the SPEF1 gene encoding sperm flagellar protein 1 produces the protein MAPRRCGRALMAAEGPQPGPDRSLVSLYRWLDTVPLSRPRRNIARDFSDGVLAAEVVKFFFPSLVELHSFVPTSSTAQKVANWGHLNRKVLSKLNLHVSEEMIQQLVQSRPGTAEQLLQLLREKIQERQRQRKGLSSQPPAEPAVPEEGGYLDTGRLKVQSNLGRGYSQEGAARAVPAQPGGGPGDMRQQLEEREQALQLARDTIQILQAKVGRLEQLLLLKNLRIDDLSRRLQQLQGHRR